The genomic DNA GTAAAACCGAAATtacaattgtttgtttgtgtgctgtgGACGATTAAAATCCAAACGCCATTCCGAATGTGAATTGTTTTGACATGAGCAGCGATTCGTCAGTCATTCCCAAACAACCATTTTCTTTCGTTAAGTCGTTTGTTTCGTTAAATCGGTGAATGTTTTTAATATGACTGTTATTttgttcaaaattttaaattaccaaATACGTTCACAAATCTCTATGGTGATCGATCCTCTCGACCGTATTAGAGTTTGCTGTTTCACAATTTAAGTATGTAAAGGTGTTAGCTCGCTGAAAAATGAACCGTCGCACTGTAGAGAGCATTTTAGATCGTTGTTTGATCACCGTCCGACATTAGTGGCAAGATGAAGTACTCCACAAAAATGTGCGAACTGTCACTGTTCTCTATCATCACCTGCAAACCTAGCAAACCCTCACCGTTGGTACGAAGGGCCACTTTCGAAGCCAGTGCCAACGTTCTCATAGCTAGCCGAAAATGATGGAATTTGTACCGATTGCGGCTAGCTTCGGTGCAGCTGAAAGTGATAAGCATGTCGCTCGTGTTGCTTATTTCTACACTGGTTTCCGAATGCAGTTCCCCGTACGAACGAAACACCAGATGTGGAGCATCGGGTGCAATAACCACCTCAATCTCCTCACAATTACGATCCATCTCGCTCAGCAGCTGAAAAAACTCGGCCCCCTTCACATTGATCTTGCTCACTATCTGCTGTTCGTCCTCAAAGTCCAGCTCCATGCAGTCGAACGGTTCCATCGTGCGTACCGAACACTCCGTAATGAGGCTGTCCTCGCCATGCTGCTCCAGGATCACGATCAACGGTGCGCCGGTACCCTTCTGGATCATTTTAAGGCTCGAATCGTAGTCTCCGCTGGTAAACATGCTCAGGCAATCGGTAAACACCTTCAGAT from Anopheles stephensi strain Indian chromosome 2, UCI_ANSTEP_V1.0, whole genome shotgun sequence includes the following:
- the LOC118506691 gene encoding uncharacterized protein LOC118506691, which gives rise to MQRTKRLFSKGIILNPKMVTQSQFSQIQFQAVLNNFSMLYNVMKAVNFVDNAIVQLSNDGMKVIVEDAKSIQASAYITRACFSDYKLAIANPPPSTGANDSQPFIAFGLNLKVFTDCLSMFTSGDYDSSLKMIQKGTGAPLIVILEQHGEDSLITECSVRTMEPFDCMELDFEDEQQIVSKINVKGAEFFQLLSEMDRNCEEIEVVIAPDAPHLVFRSYGELHSETSVEISNTSDMLITFSCTEASRNRYKFHHFRLAMRTLALASKVALRTNGEGLLGLQVMIENSDSSHIFVEYFILPLMSDGDQTTI